Genomic window (Synergistaceae bacterium):
TTTCTGTCGTAGAAATAGTTACATATTGTCACACGCAGTTCGGTAGAAAAAATAAAAGAGGCAAAGCCGTTGACAATATAAAATACTTAAAAGATGTTTCAGTTATGAAAAGTAAGGCGGACGAAATGGCGAATGAAGAGCTTTTAGGTAAAATTGTAATAGGAGAGTTTTCCAACATAAAAGATACAATCGAATATACAAAGAGATATGATCAAGTAATTTTTCAAGCAAAAGAGGAAAAATAATGGATAAAAATAAACGTTATGAAGTTAGAATAGCTGGGACTGGCGGACAGGGTGTAATTCTAGCTGCAATGATACTAGGAAAAGCTGCCGCAGTTTACTCAAAAGACATGTTTGTTGTTCAAACACAATCTTATGGCCCAGAAGCAAGAGGAGGAGCATCTAAAGCAGAGGTGGTATTTGACAAAACTGAGATAGACTACCCCAAAGTAATAGCCCCAAATTTACAAATTATTCTTGCTCAGCAAGCATGTGATGTGTATATAGGAGACTCAGCGCAAAACGCCACCATTATTTTAGATGACTTTTATATAAAAAACCCACCCAAACTTAATGCAAGTATCTATTTGCTGCCGATAGTAAAAACTGCCCGAGAAGAACTAAAAAGAGAAGTCGTAGTAAACATGATTTCATTGGGTGCTGCGGCCAAAGTGTTGGAGCAACAAAAGCTTTTAACGATAGAGTCAATAAAACAATCAATACAGACACTTGTTCCTAGAGGAACAGAAGATTTTAATATAAAAGCGTTTAACTTGGGTTATGAGCTCATGTCAAAGCAATGAAAATATAATAAGAAAAGTTCAAAAAAAGTTTAAACTTCTTTCTTTACTTGGGCAAAATCATATTATTTGCTTGTGTTATAGTGTATAAATGAAAAAGAGAGATCAGATAAAACTAACGATTGACGATATCAACAACAATGGAGAAGGCATTGTCAGGCTCGGCGACAAACGCTTTGTTTTGTTTATTAATGATGCCTTACCAGGAGAAGAAGTAACTTGTGAAATTACAAGTATAAAGAAAAACTACGGAACCGCAACAGTAATTAATAAACATACCGATTCTCCAAATCGCATCAATCCTCAATGTCTTTCTTATGGAGCTTGTGGAGGCTGTCAGCTACAACACATTAATTACCAAACTCAACTTAATTTGAAAAATCAAACAATATACGACGCGATGAAAAGAATCGCAAAAATGCCATCTCCTGAAGTCAATGCTTGTATCCCATCCCCTTCACAATGGCAGTATAGAAATAAAATAACTCTGCCAGTACAAACAAGTCAGAATATAAAATTAATAACTGGCTACTATAGAAAAAGAAGCAATGATATTGTTCCTTTTCAGCACTGTCCTGTTCTACTCAAAAACTTAGAAAAAAATACACATATACTTATTGAAGAACTAATTAAAGGTGAATTTTATGGATGGGATACAAGTAAAAATAATGTTATTAACTTTATAAGACATATAGTCTTGAGAGAGGCAGAATTTTCAAAAAGCAATCTTTCTGCAATTATCGGTGGTAGAATGCCACGAAAAAATGAGTATTTAAAACTAAGACAAATTATAAATAGTCACTCTCAGTTTTTTAATGGAATTCAATTTAATAAAAACTCTTCAAAAAGCAATTTTATATGGGGTAATCATTTTTCGACTATAGGTGGAGAATCTGTAATGGAGGAAACATTGGGAGAGTTTAAGTTCCAATTTGAAATTTCTTCATTTTTTCAGATAAATTCTAAACAGGCAATAAATCTTTATCAATACGCATCAAATCTAATCGCTGAAAATGCAGGGGAAAACGTGCTTGAGTTATATTCGGGAGTAGGGACACTAACAGCATTTCTTTCAAAGAAAGCAAAACAGGTAACCGCAGTGGAGGAGTGGCCTCAAGCCTCTAAATACCTTAATATTAATATGAGATTGAATGATATTAATAATGTTACTGCATTTGCGGGGAAAGCTGAGGATGTCTCAGAGTCACTTTTACATAAAAAATATGACACAGTTGTCCTTGATCCACCCAGGTCGGGCTGTGATAACAGGGTAATAGCGTCAATTTTGAAGATGGCTCCAAACAAAATTGTGTATGTGTCATGTGCTCCTGCCACACTGGCAAGAGACATAAAAGGATTTATATCAAATGGCTATACAGTGAAATCAATCCAACCATTCGATATGTTCCCACAGACAGGGCATGTTGAGAGTGTGGTTTTACTGGAACATTAAGAAAGTTAAACACCGCAATAATAAAATATGAATTTAATTATCTAGTATAAAACGAAATGAACAAAAAAATTGTGATGTATTAATAACATTTTCTAACTCGTACAGAACGATTTTTAAGATAAGTCTAAAATAATAAATAAAACTT
Coding sequences:
- a CDS encoding 2-oxoacid:ferredoxin oxidoreductase subunit gamma, coding for MDKNKRYEVRIAGTGGQGVILAAMILGKAAAVYSKDMFVVQTQSYGPEARGGASKAEVVFDKTEIDYPKVIAPNLQIILAQQACDVYIGDSAQNATIILDDFYIKNPPKLNASIYLLPIVKTAREELKREVVVNMISLGAAAKVLEQQKLLTIESIKQSIQTLVPRGTEDFNIKAFNLGYELMSKQ
- the rlmD gene encoding 23S rRNA (uracil(1939)-C(5))-methyltransferase RlmD translates to MKKRDQIKLTIDDINNNGEGIVRLGDKRFVLFINDALPGEEVTCEITSIKKNYGTATVINKHTDSPNRINPQCLSYGACGGCQLQHINYQTQLNLKNQTIYDAMKRIAKMPSPEVNACIPSPSQWQYRNKITLPVQTSQNIKLITGYYRKRSNDIVPFQHCPVLLKNLEKNTHILIEELIKGEFYGWDTSKNNVINFIRHIVLREAEFSKSNLSAIIGGRMPRKNEYLKLRQIINSHSQFFNGIQFNKNSSKSNFIWGNHFSTIGGESVMEETLGEFKFQFEISSFFQINSKQAINLYQYASNLIAENAGENVLELYSGVGTLTAFLSKKAKQVTAVEEWPQASKYLNINMRLNDINNVTAFAGKAEDVSESLLHKKYDTVVLDPPRSGCDNRVIASILKMAPNKIVYVSCAPATLARDIKGFISNGYTVKSIQPFDMFPQTGHVESVVLLEH